A single genomic interval of Corylus avellana chromosome ca10, CavTom2PMs-1.0 harbors:
- the LOC132163216 gene encoding uncharacterized protein LOC132163216 isoform X1, with product MFYRGEELASCLLLVVRLSNQKCKSSCYISVLFMNPSNSRNYSSQVLDHPSGRISSQSGRPLKFASNETYSVLRSSGLQHWFKNWQELRRHKLTASTFAGAIGFWPRRRAQLWLEKIGAIEPFSGNLATCWSNIKEEEALERYKLITGNTVLFPEFQVYGDRIPEDDWLAGSPDGVVDRLVYGLPSRGVLEIKCPFFNGDVSNALPWTRVPLYCIPQAQGLMEIMDRDWMDLYVWTPKGSSLFRLYRDIEYWDVLKIALSDFWWRHVHPARELYHKSVITNPFTELRSLRPAPRHELCNYIVYESKHVVDNSKLLMREIYGKLQN from the coding sequence TGAAGAACTTGCTTCTTGCCTCCTCCTTGTTGTCCGGCTGTCAAATCAGAAGTGCAAGAGTAGCTGTTACATAAGTGTGCTCTTCATGAATCCTAGCAATAGTAGGAACTACAGTAGCCAAGTTCTAGATCATCCCTCTGGAAGAATTTCAAGTCAATCTGGCCGCCCTCTAAAATTTGCATCGAATGAAACTTATTCTGTTCTTCGATCGAGTGGTCTTCAGCACTGGTTCAAAAACTGGCAAGAACTCAGGAGGCATAAATTGACGGCGAGCACTTTTGCCGGGGCTATTGGTTTTTGGCCTCGCCGAAGAGCCCAGCTGTGGTTAGAGAAAATTGGCGCAATTGAGCCATTTTCTGGAAACCTGGCTACCTGTTGGAGCAATATCAAAGAAGAGGAAGCACTTGAAAGATACAAGCTCATAACAGGAAATACTGTTTTGTTTCCTGAATTTCAGGTCTATGGCGACAGAATCCCCGAAGATGATTGGCTAGCAGGTTCACCAGATGGAGTAGTTGACAGGCTAGTTTATGGGTTGCCTTCACGGGGAGTGTTGGAGATAAAGTGCCCATTTTTCAATGGAGATGTGAGCAATGCTCTCCCTTGGACACGAGTCCCCCTTTACTGTATTCCACAAGCTCAGGGTTTAATGGAAATTATGGACAGGGATTGGATGGATTTATATGTTTGGACTCCTAAAGGGAGTAGTCTATTTCGGTTATACAGAGATATAGAATACTGGGATGTGTTGAAGATAGCACTCTCTGATTTTTGGTGGAGGCATGTCCATCCAGCCAGGGAGTTGTACCATAAATCTGTGATCACGAATCCCTTCACAGAATTACGATCACTCAGGCCAGCTCCAAGGCATGAATTATGTAATTATATAGTTTATGAAAGCAAACACGTGGTTGATAATTCCAAGTTGTTGATGCGTGAAATTTATGGAAAACTGCAAAACTGA
- the LOC132163216 gene encoding uncharacterized protein LOC132163216 isoform X2: protein MNPSNSRNYSSQVLDHPSGRISSQSGRPLKFASNETYSVLRSSGLQHWFKNWQELRRHKLTASTFAGAIGFWPRRRAQLWLEKIGAIEPFSGNLATCWSNIKEEEALERYKLITGNTVLFPEFQVYGDRIPEDDWLAGSPDGVVDRLVYGLPSRGVLEIKCPFFNGDVSNALPWTRVPLYCIPQAQGLMEIMDRDWMDLYVWTPKGSSLFRLYRDIEYWDVLKIALSDFWWRHVHPARELYHKSVITNPFTELRSLRPAPRHELCNYIVYESKHVVDNSKLLMREIYGKLQN, encoded by the coding sequence ATGAATCCTAGCAATAGTAGGAACTACAGTAGCCAAGTTCTAGATCATCCCTCTGGAAGAATTTCAAGTCAATCTGGCCGCCCTCTAAAATTTGCATCGAATGAAACTTATTCTGTTCTTCGATCGAGTGGTCTTCAGCACTGGTTCAAAAACTGGCAAGAACTCAGGAGGCATAAATTGACGGCGAGCACTTTTGCCGGGGCTATTGGTTTTTGGCCTCGCCGAAGAGCCCAGCTGTGGTTAGAGAAAATTGGCGCAATTGAGCCATTTTCTGGAAACCTGGCTACCTGTTGGAGCAATATCAAAGAAGAGGAAGCACTTGAAAGATACAAGCTCATAACAGGAAATACTGTTTTGTTTCCTGAATTTCAGGTCTATGGCGACAGAATCCCCGAAGATGATTGGCTAGCAGGTTCACCAGATGGAGTAGTTGACAGGCTAGTTTATGGGTTGCCTTCACGGGGAGTGTTGGAGATAAAGTGCCCATTTTTCAATGGAGATGTGAGCAATGCTCTCCCTTGGACACGAGTCCCCCTTTACTGTATTCCACAAGCTCAGGGTTTAATGGAAATTATGGACAGGGATTGGATGGATTTATATGTTTGGACTCCTAAAGGGAGTAGTCTATTTCGGTTATACAGAGATATAGAATACTGGGATGTGTTGAAGATAGCACTCTCTGATTTTTGGTGGAGGCATGTCCATCCAGCCAGGGAGTTGTACCATAAATCTGTGATCACGAATCCCTTCACAGAATTACGATCACTCAGGCCAGCTCCAAGGCATGAATTATGTAATTATATAGTTTATGAAAGCAAACACGTGGTTGATAATTCCAAGTTGTTGATGCGTGAAATTTATGGAAAACTGCAAAACTGA
- the LOC132163698 gene encoding uncharacterized protein LOC132163698 has translation MFYRGGKFPDGGDGREMGPKRQRVVDQGSSFYGSTPGSSFMYNASPYTYVNQSPPFPVVRLRGLPFDCTEIDVAEFFHGLDIVDILFVHNGGKFSGEAFCVLGYPLQVDFALQRNRQNLGRRYVEVFRSKRQEYYKAIAKEVSDAHGGSPHRRVQRAKSYDEAKESAEHTGVLRLRGLPFSAGKDDIMEFFKDFVLSEDAINLTMNSEGRPTGEAFVEFASPEDSKAAMVKDRMTLGSRYIELFPSSQGELDEAVSRGR, from the exons ATGTTCTACAGAGG CGGTAAATTTCCTGATGGTGGTGATGGGCGTGAAATGGGTCCAAAACGTCAGCGTGTAGTTGATCAGGGATCTTCATTCTATGGAAGTACCCCTGGTTCAAGTTTTATGTACAATGCATCTCCTTATACCTATGTCAACCAATCTCCGCCTTTCCCTGTTGTCCGACTTCGTGGTCTTCCGTTTGATTGCACAGAAATTGATGTTGCTGAGTTCTTCCATGGTCTGGACATAGTCGATATTCTTTTTGTCCATAACGGTGGCAAGTTCTCTGGAGAAGCCTTTTGTGTTTTGGGGTATCCTCTTCAGGTTGATTTTGCCCTTCAAAGGAATAGGCAGAACTTGGGCAGGAGATATGTTGAAGTTTTCAGAAGTAAGAGGCAGGAATACTATAAGGCGATAGCAAAGGAAGTTTCAGATGCTCATGGTGGTTCACCGCACCGAAGGGTCCAAAGGGCTAAATCTTATGATGAGGCAAAGGAGTCAGCTGAGCACACAGGGGTGTTGCGGTTGAGGGGATTGCCATTTTCTGCTGGCAAGGATGATATAATGGAGTTCtttaaagattttgttttgtcagaagatgcaattaatcttacaATGAACTCTGAGGGAAGGCCTACTGGTGAAGCATTTGTGGAGTTTGCAAGCCCAGAAGATTCAAAAGCAGCCATGGTTAAAGATAGGATGACCCTTGGGAGTCGATATATAGAGTTGTTTCCATCCTCTCAGGGGGAGTTGGACGAAGCAGTTTCTAGAGGGAGGTGA